CCTTACCTCACTTTCTAAACACATACTGTTGGTTAGTCAAGGTCGCTCTAAAATTACAGCCGATTTTACAAATACAAAGTATGCTTAAATATAACGTGGGCAGTCTAATACTCTATCCcttttgaacacacacacacacacacacacacacacacacacacacgcccataAGCAGAAAGAGCAAGAAAACATTTGACCGCGCATCACTGAGCCTAGTTTCTAGTCTCCTGTATAAGAGGGGCATTGGTCGGACATTAAATGGGAAACTTTTGCAACAGagtggctgacacacacacacacacacgggagagtAGCTGACACAGTGAGATGCCTGTGGGATCACTTCAGAGATGGTAAATCTGCCGTTCCTATAGGAACAGTCTCTTAGTTAATCATCTTTCCAGACAACAGGCAGTCAGCAGCGTGGGACACACACTCTGTCCCATAACACACTTTCTcctgtgtctacgtgtgtgtgtgtgtgtgtgtgtgtgtgtgtgtgtgtgtgtgtgtggaacacaCAGGAATGCAAAGTTCTTTAATTGCAGCCTTACACAGCACTTCATTAGCAGACTGATtcacacccacatacacaatGGAACGTTTATATAACACAGTGAAGTCACAAGGGGGCAGTGTAAAGTTACCAGCAGCAGTAATACCACATATACATATAGCTTAAGCACATTGCAACAGATTTGCTTATAAGACAAAGGTGTCCCTAAAACATTGCATCTAGTTAAGCAGAGCTTCTGCTCATAGCCTATATGTGtgcagataacacacacacacacacacacacacacacacacacacacacacacacacacacacacacacaatttaactTTTCTGTTTGCCAAACCCTCCCACTCTTCACCAGACCACACAGCACTCCTTCTAGCTGTACTGGAGACAAAATGGCGGCGAAACCCGACTATTGACCTAAACTGGTGAAATACTGCATTCTAGTGGAGGAAGGATGACATTGAGGGagtgaaatacagttgaagtcggaagtttacattcacttaggttggagtcattaaaactcgtttttcaaccactccacaaatttcatgtttacaaactatagttttggaaagtcggttaggacatctactttgtgcacgacacaagtcatttttccaacaattgtttacagacagattatttgacttataattcactgtatcacaattccagtgggtcagaagtttacatacactaagttgactgtgcctttaaacagcttggaaaattccccaaaatgatgtcacggctttTGAAACTTCTGAAAgggtaattgacataatttgagtcaattggaggtgtacctgtggatgtatttcaaggcctaccttcaaactcagtgcctcttcgtttgacatcatgggaaaatcaaaagaaatcagccaagacttcagaaaataaaattgtagacctccacaagtctggaggtaccacgtttatctgtacaaacaatagtacgcaagtgtaaacaccatgggaccccgctgccgtcataccgctcaggaaggagacgaattctatctcctagagatgaccgtactttggtgcgaaaagtgcaaatcaatcccagaataacagcaaaggaccttgtgaagatgctggaggaaaaaggtacaaaagtatctatatccacagtaaaacgagtcctatatcggcataacctgaaaggccgctcagcaaggaagaagccactgctccaaaaccgccataaaatagccagactatggtttgcaactgcacatggggacaaagatcgtactttttggagaaatgtcctctggtctgatgaaacaaaaatagaactgtttggccataatgaccatcgttacgtttggaggataaagggggatgcttgcaagccgaagaacaccatcccaaccgtgaagcacgggggtggcagcatcatgttgtgggggtgctttgttacaggacggactggtgcacttcagaaaatagatggcatcatgagggaggaaaattatgtggatatattgaagcaacatctcaagacatcagtcaggaagttaaagcttggtcgcaaatgggtcttccaaatggacaatgaccccaagcatacttccaaagttgtgacaaaatggcttaaggacaacaaagtcaaggtattggagtggccatcacaaagccctgacctcaatcctatagaaaatatgtgggtacaactgaaaaagtgtgtgtgagcaaggaggcctacaaacctgactcagttacaccagctctgtcaggaggaatgggccaaaattcacccaacttattctgggaagcttgtggaaggctacacgaaatgtttgacccaagttaaacaatttaaaggcaatgctaccaaatactaattgagtgtatgtaaacttctgacccactgggaatgtgttgaaagaaataaaatatgaaataaattattctctctactattattctgacatttcacattcttaaaataaagtggtgatcctaactgacctaagacagggaatgtttactaggattaaatgtcaggaattgtgaaacactgagtttaaatgtatttggctaaggtgtatgtaaacttctgacttcaactgtatattactcCACTGTTAAAACCTTTACCAACCATGTTCCTAATATCTGTTCATACATAAGTTCAAGAACAAATAGGAAAGTAGATTAACAGTAAGTTGTGGATATACATTAAAGTTTATTTTTGGAAAACATTGAAAAGGGCAAAATAAGTACAACAAACAATAACAGCAAGACAAAGCCATACACCAACTCCACCATTTTGTTAATAAGTAATGTAAGCTAGAATGGAAAATATGatttcttatttatttttcttcaataaaaggTTCCCTTTGGGTTTTAGCAGAAGAGATTTATTGCGTTCCGCCATCCTTTTAGCTTCTTCCCGTTTCTCCCTCCACACTTCCATCCCTTTATCCACCTCAGAGCTTAGACTCACTATACGTCTctggagagagaaaataaaacgaAGGGAAGGGATAATAAAAGAAACAGATGGAGGAGTAGAGTTGCATCAAAAGGAGAGGATGTTCAAGAGCATACAATATATTGCTGAcacaactaaactcagcaaaaaaagaaatgtccctttttcaggaccctgtctttgaaagataattcgtaaatatccaaataatgtcacagatcttcattgtaaagggtttaaacactgtttcccatgtttgttcaatgaaccataaacaattaatgaacatgcacctgtggaacggtcgttaagacactaacagcttacagacggtaggcaattaaggtcacagctatgaaaacttaggacactaaagaggcctttctactgactctgaaaaacaccaaaagaaagatgcctagggtccctgattatctgcatgaatgtgccttaggcgtgctgcaaggaggcatgagcactgcagatgtggccagggcaataaattgcaatatccgtactgtgagacgcctaagacagcgctacagggagacaggacggacagctgatcgtcttcgcagtggcagaccacgtgtaacaacacctgcacaggatcggtacatccgaacatcacacctgcgggacaggtacaggatggcaacaacaactgcccgagttacaccaggaacgcacaatccctccatcagtgctcagactgtccgcaataggctgagagactggactgagggcttgtaggcctgttgtaaggcaggtcctcaccagacaaccccggcaacaacgtcacctatgggtacaaacccaccatcgctggaccagacaggactggggaaaAGTGCTCtacactgacgagtcgcggttttgtctcaccaggggtgatggtcggattcacgtttatcgtcgaaggaatgagcgttacaccgaggcctgtactctggagcgggatcgatttggaggtggagggtccgtcatggtctggggcggtgtgtcacagcatcatcggactgaaattgttgtcattgcaggcaatctcaacgctgtgcgttacagggaacacatcctccttcctcatgtggtacccttcctgcaggctaatcctgacatgaccctccagcatgacaatgccaccagccatactgctcgttctgtgcgtgatttcctgcaagacaggaatgtcaatgttctgccatggccagggaagagcccggatctcaatcccattgagcacgtctgggacctgttggatcggagggtgaggggctagggtcattcccccccagaaatgtccgggaacttgcaggtgccttggtgtaaGAATGGGGtatcatctcacagcaagaactggcaaatctggtgcagtccatgacgaggagatgcactgcagtacttaatgcagctggtggccacaccagatactgactgttactttttactcccctttgttcagggacacattactcAATTtctgttatgttagtcacatgtctatagaacttgttcagtttatgtctcagttattgaatcttatgttcatacaaatatttacacatgttaagtttgctgaaaataaatgctgttgacagtgagaggacgtttctttttttgctgagtttacatacaaACTTTTTGGGAGGTAATATGAAGGGGGAAAAAGGGTGAAGGACAACATAATAGAAGGTACTGACTGCTaacgtctctctctcctgttttctcCTCAGCTGTCCTTTCAGTGGGGGTGCCGACCGGCCATCTGTgtgtaaaaaacacacacacaaatcataaCCCCAAAAACCACATGAACATAACgtgtacaaacaaaacacacaaacgaCACACACAGCATCCACCAGCTCCATTGACCGACCATACATTATGTTCCTGCAATACATTAAAATGAATGCTCCAATCGTGAACTTGCCTGCAAAGGACCAGTCAGGGAAATCTGTCAGGGGGCCATACTCTGTTCCACTGCGGGCAAGACCATTTCTGCGGACAAAGCCAAGTGGAATTGTAAAAAAGTATATTAACAGTCAACACAGCCGTAATATCTACAATTGTGGGTGTTTCATTTTGTCTTAACAGTTTCTGTCTTTTAGAGCTTACTCTGTCCTCCACTTGATTCCAGCCTGTGCCCCACAAGTCGTAGTAAAACAACGACTGGAATGCCTCAAAGCTGAAAACAGACCAGGAATTCAGTTCATTTAGCTAGGCTGTCTACCTTGTGTTTCTGAATCTGACATTGATTGAGCAGCTCacgtacaacaacaaaaaacataatttaagAGAACAATGCATTCGTTAGAAATATCTGATGACAGGGCTATCAAAGACTAACATGTGTTACACAATACAATTTGACAGACATGTAGTTCATTCTGAATCAGTCAGGTCCACTGACCAATAAAGTTGTCTAGCTAGCTTGCCATTTTTAAAAATCTAGGGTagccatctatctatctatctatctatctatctatctatctatctatctatctatctatctatctatctaaagATCAAACGCAGTCTTGTAAACTGGAAACCGGATACTATTTACATTTCAGAAGGAAATTACCATTAGGTTGAATGAAAATGACAAGTAATTGTAAATAACCTCACCTGTACAACACAATGTCCTAAAGGGCGCCGCCATGTTGAATTTTCATGTGAGGATTGTTTTGACCACTAGTAGTGCTCAAGATAGGGCAAACAGGTGGTGGAGTTGGAAAGAAAGTAGTAACAGGCAGCAACGTGCGATGTTACATGTGTTACATTATAATAACAAAGATCACGCTCTATTAGACAATGATGATGTGGACttcaggtggtggtggtggtgataatgatCATACACTTACAAAATCAAATGTGAGGTCTGAATTGGTTGTGGTGAAGTCGTATTTTATAATCATAAAATTACACACTTTTATTAGATTTTACTATTATGCCAAAACACCAAATTATAATATTGTATTTACACCTTAATTATACGTCAATATTTAAAAAGTATAATTACACGCACAATTTGTCATCATATAAAATGTTTTGTCCAACCAAAGTTCATGTCATAATTTTGAATCATATTTTCCCGTGCTCCAGCTGCTCTTTACACTGAGTAAGCCATTAAGTATTTTTCTGTGAACTTTACAGACAAGTCCCCACTCGCCGACAGTGATTGCTCTCGTCAACTCAAGCGAGCGGGAACCAGGCACACGCCGCAGCCAGTGCGTTTCAGTTTAAACTACTGCAAAGCCAATGAAAGCGTCTAAGGGAGAAAAGACGGGGCTTCGGGGTAGGCAAAATCAGCCTGCCCAAAGTAGGCCATATTTAAACAAAATTGTTTCACAAAGATACGATTCATGTTATGGGTTAATGTCACCAAAAACGACTCAGATCGCGTTGAAATGTATGACACTTGTTTACTTTGTATCGTCCTTGGAGAACACGTACATGCCGGAAAAAAAATCATAGCGCCGTGTCTCTAGCGAATGTCCTTCCGCACATTCCACAGAATGGGAGCACAATAAAGTAGTACCCAAATTTGGACCATCATGGCCGATTACACATATTCTAGTCACGTAGGCCTATACCAAAGTCATATTTCAACTGTGTCAGGTCTTGACAACAAGCAATATATTCCTTTCTGCCTCAGGCACGACATATTTGTGTGTGGTTGATAAGGCCTGGGGCAAACAACATACCTGAGACAGGTATTTGAGAGGTCATAATTGTGTAATAAGTCATTAACCCACCCATGTGAAAAATCTGAACGCAATGACTTATGATTGTAATTGAGTATAAATTATGCTCTTGAAAGGTTTTATCCACAATTCCACATTCATTCCTATTTAAGCCCCCACTGAATATAAGGCATACCCTCTTATTTGGTTTATACCGAATAACTAGGAAAAACAAGATTATATCTTTTGAATAATTAGGAAAAACAACATTATGTTTTTTGATGTGTCTGTCACCCAAATTTAGTGGACTCTGCAATGGCGTTGTTCACCCACTGGGAAGTTTGCGTATGAACGACGAAATATTTTTGGCACGTTATCCATTCGCGATTGCTGGCAGAAAGGTGTTCCGGCCCGAAGGGAAAAAACAAGCCAGTGGCTGATAAAGGAAAAAGAGGGGGAGGTAAGTTATTtgggggaaagaaagaaagaaagaaacgaAGTAGTTGTAGGCTGTGACACATTTGCGGAATGGATTAACGCTAGTCTACTTTTACGGTACATTTGGTTTGGCAACGGTCAGTAGAGTTTATTAAGGCAGCATGAGTTCCGTTCTCAAATTTATCCGCATATTCTTGTAGTAAAATTATTTGAAAACGGAATGTGAGCAATTAATACATTCTCGAAACATCGAATGCTTTATGTTTTCGTTTGAtccgtttttttttcttcctctcgCGTTTTTATATGCATTTTCAATATCATGTTTCTGTCAAAGTGAATAGAAGAGTTTGGACACGCAACATTTTATACAGAAACTGACTTATTTTCCTCCTTCCACTGGTCCCCACTAGCCCGACGAGTTATTCTTCCAAAAAGCTTTGCCGTGGAAAATCGTGCGgaaaggaacttcactggactacatttggctttaaaaaaaaactagtTCAAAGGGGAATGCTTCTTCATTAAAAGGACCCAAAATAAGAGCATTTAAGTTTATATTGGTGCCAGTTGCGTGGGAAACAACGAATAGCAGAAAAAAACTCATCTTTACGTGACCAGTAGGCAACAAGTCTAACCTAATATAATGGACCGTTTCGTCACACAGAAGACATGCAGGTGTGGGGCTACCTAGTCTCAAACGAGACCGACAACAACAACTTCAGCTTCATGAAAGTGacctaaaaatacatttttttgatcAGTCTTTATCTCCAACATTGTCAGAACAATAGAAGTAGTCCACTACTAACTCGATGGATTCACGTGCGTTACcttctacctgtctgcctgtagTCTCCACAGCCAAGACACGATGACTCTCAACACTGTTGTCCAAACATGATTATATCGTCATGTGATCCTCCAAAAATGTCTTAATCGTCTTATTTAACGtctgtttttatttattgtaTATGTACATATAGTCTACATAGGTCTGTCCGTTGGTTGTTCTAAtttggggggtatttgtttagcaTATAGATTGCAAGGGTCATTTCAACTACTGTAGTTCAACTGTACTGTAGACATGCTTGAGTATTAATGTATTTCCAACTCACACACTGTATTTATTGAGTACATTAACTTATATAACATAGTGGTTTGTTAACAGCATTTAATTTAATTAGATTATTCAGAGTTTTAGACGACCAGGTTAGGCATTACAATGGACCGACTTGGAAGTAAGTTATTGGAGAAGTTAAAACTGACTGACTCAGGGAGTGTGAAATTCGCCAGTTCTAAAAAGAAAAACGAGTTGGTCAACAACACCAACAATAACAGCAATGGGAACACCAGTAGTGGACTACCACCAACCCTGAGCACTGCAACCTCCTCACCATCAACACCTGGCCagttctctctcacctctccaacCTCAACGGAGGCATGCAGACCGGCCAGTGGCAGAGGTGGGAatggactgggagagagagtctccgctacccagcacctctcccccTCTACAACCTCCATCGCCGCCCAAACTGCTGACTGCGAACATCAACCCTACTCCCTCTCGACTCTCGCCCCCCTCCGGCGGCGGTCGCCCCAGCAGCGTGCCTCCTGCTACCTGGGGGAGGGCGTTGACATCCAGATGAGGCGTGAGTCAGGCCTGGGGGACTGTGACCCAGCTGGGTCCAAGGCCTCGCTGAACCAGCGCCGCTACTCTCTGGAGCTCCAGCAGCTGGTCCGACGCCAGCAGCTCCTCTCCCAGCCTCCTCTGTCCCACTCCTCTGGCCCCCCTCCGGCGTaccccacctcctccacctcctcggGTTACGGCTCCGCTCCCCGTGGCGGCGCAATGGCCGAGCTGCACTACCTCCCCGAGCCAGAGCGCCACAAACGCCTCTCCCTCCAGGAGGCGCTGTTCTACAAGCGGCTGAGCACCGGAGGGGAACTCTGGGAGAGCACCAGGCCGGCCTCACTCTCTCACCCCCCACACCGGCCCTCTGagatgagtggaggaggaggggtgggtggAGGTTTCCTCTTCCCCCCAGGCCCGGCACTGAGCCCCTGCTCGTCCTTCAGTCTCCAAGAGTCGGTGCTGGTCAGTCCCAGGTCCAGCTTTGCCTCCAGTACCGCCAGCGGTGGAAGCCCCATGGGCAGCCGCTGTAGCAGCAACCGCACCAGCGGAATCAGCCTGGGCTACGACACCCGCTACTCCGCCTCCGCCGCCATGGCACCGCAGCTGCAGTTCTCCTCCCTGCACGCAGGGGGCTCCACCGGTGGACAGGGATACACAGTCTCAGGCAGGGCCGGGGCACAGTCTGGGTCAGGAGGCTGGCAGGACTACCTGGACGGGGTCTCCTCACCTGGAGGAACAGGGGTTCAGGACAGCCGGCATTCGTACCCGCCTGCGGTGGGTAGCCCGGCAGCAGCCTGTTACCGGGCTGGGCCCGAGTGGTGGGATGAGAGGGGAGCAGGAGCAGCCCGAGGGGAGGAGACTGGCGTGGGCGCTGGCGGGGAACGTGCGCGCTACTCGGACCTCCCGGGGACCCGCTACCAAGAGGAACTGACGCGCCTGTTGCTAAGAGATGCAGCactggagggggaggggctacacCTGGGTGGGCTGATGCTCAAAGAACATGCCAAGGCCCTCAGCAAGCCGGCGACGCTCGTCAACACAGCTACGGCTGCCGGACCAATCAAAGCCCAGGAGGAGCCAGGAACGGGGAGGGAGGCGTTGTCTGAGAATCGCCAGGAGTTCTTTGGTGAGATCATCaaccacatttatttattttttaatgaaAGGATTGGATAGATGAATGGATGGATAGACAGATTGGATAGATGAAAGACAGAAGGATGGATGGTGCCTCGATACCTGCAGGGACTTGCAtgtcctacctacctacatacCTCCCACACAAGCAAAGGGA
The DNA window shown above is from Salmo trutta chromosome 8, fSalTru1.1, whole genome shotgun sequence and carries:
- the LOC115198397 gene encoding 39S ribosomal protein L52, mitochondrial, whose protein sequence is MAAPFRTLCCTALRHSSRCFTTTCGAQAGIKWRTENGLARSGTEYGPLTDFPDWSFADGRSAPPLKGQLRRKQERETLARRIVSLSSEVDKGMEVWREKREEAKRMAERNKSLLLKPKGNLLLKKNK
- the LOC115198399 gene encoding LIM domain-containing protein ajuba-like; translation: MDRLGSKLLEKLKLTDSGSVKFASSKKKNELVNNTNNNSNGNTSSGLPPTLSTATSSPSTPGQFSLTSPTSTEACRPASGRGGNGLGERVSATQHLSPSTTSIAAQTADCEHQPYSLSTLAPLRRRSPQQRASCYLGEGVDIQMRRESGLGDCDPAGSKASLNQRRYSLELQQLVRRQQLLSQPPLSHSSGPPPAYPTSSTSSGYGSAPRGGAMAELHYLPEPERHKRLSLQEALFYKRLSTGGELWESTRPASLSHPPHRPSEMSGGGGVGGGFLFPPGPALSPCSSFSLQESVLVSPRSSFASSTASGGSPMGSRCSSNRTSGISLGYDTRYSASAAMAPQLQFSSLHAGGSTGGQGYTVSGRAGAQSGSGGWQDYLDGVSSPGGTGVQDSRHSYPPAVGSPAAACYRAGPEWWDERGAGAARGEETGVGAGGERARYSDLPGTRYQEELTRLLLRDAALEGEGLHLGGLMLKEHAKALSKPATLVNTATAAGPIKAQEEPGTGREALSENRQEFFGTCVKCGKGVYGADNACQALDSLYHTRCFTCVSCGRTLRNKDFYNVNGSVYCKEDYMFSGFQAAAEKCSVCGHLILEQILQAMGNPYHPGCFRCVVCSKALDGVPFTVDHLSNIYCVSDYNRTFAPKCAACLQPILPAEGSEEILRVMSMNNDYHFECYHCEECGKQLSDQQGSQCFPLDSHLLCHSCHMTRVCAS